Proteins from one Pontibacter korlensis genomic window:
- a CDS encoding MotA/TolQ/ExbB proton channel family protein, translating to MTSLLLQITTTADADTTAALAEGTEAAAETSVSLFDLAMNGGWAMIPLALLSLAAIYIFVERYLTLKKAAKNPEGFNDRIKSMVLAGDINGAKMLCAQANTPVSRMISKGVSRIGSPLKNIETSIENVGKIEISRLEKNLSALATIAGAAPMLGFLGTVTGMIGAFIAIAQAEGSVSPKLLSSGIYEAMVTTATGLIIGLPAYVGYNYLVSKIDSIVHAMEYSSIEFLDLLQEPQL from the coding sequence ATGACATCACTCTTATTACAAATCACGACAACGGCTGACGCCGACACTACCGCAGCACTGGCAGAGGGGACTGAAGCAGCTGCTGAAACATCTGTTTCGCTTTTTGATTTGGCCATGAATGGCGGGTGGGCCATGATTCCGCTTGCTCTTTTGTCTTTGGCAGCGATTTACATCTTTGTTGAGCGCTACCTGACATTGAAGAAAGCAGCGAAGAACCCTGAAGGCTTCAACGATCGCATCAAGAGCATGGTGTTAGCCGGTGATATCAACGGTGCAAAAATGCTGTGTGCCCAGGCTAATACTCCTGTTTCCAGAATGATCTCCAAAGGCGTGTCCCGTATTGGTAGCCCACTCAAAAACATTGAGACTTCCATAGAGAACGTTGGTAAAATTGAGATCAGCCGCCTTGAGAAAAACCTTTCAGCTCTAGCTACCATTGCTGGTGCTGCACCAATGCTTGGTTTCCTTGGTACTGTAACTGGTATGATCGGTGCCTTCATCGCTATTGCACAGGCAGAGGGTTCTGTTAGCCCGAAGCTTCTTTCCAGCGGTATCTATGAGGCCATGGTAACTACAGCAACTGGCCTGATTATTGGTCTGCCAGCATATGTTGGTTACAACTACCTGGTGTCTAAAATTGACAGCATTGTGCATGCCATGGAATACTCTTCAATAGAGTTCCTTGATCTTTTACAAGAACCACAGCTTTAA
- a CDS encoding SPOR domain-containing protein: MVEKHIKSLLYDHDCVIIPDFGGLIARYVPARINPVKHTLAPPSKKIAFNEKLVLNDGLLISTIAHHNNITKAESQQWVAEFVHKAKESLHHEKRFELNDIGVFRYNAERRLVFEYMEADNMLEASFGLPELIARPVKVEEPAVLRTLIKERQQELVEERQPLRRRIKRAYNVAAGLALAGLSASAVYFLSLQADYNLSSLNPVSLFASGYRTPASAEPNRYAADYVPFTEDERLAYYENIVPGVDALATPATEEYGQYEPASESVTLASEGEVIANEEVKPEAEVAVEEVETKTPAHIINNRDGRFYIIHGGYARLENAEVSRSEFIEKGHEVKVLVPQPGSKLFRVSVADFASSEEAQAALHTYRKKFGETLWVLTN, from the coding sequence ATGGTTGAGAAGCACATCAAGTCACTGCTGTATGATCACGACTGTGTTATTATCCCTGATTTTGGAGGGCTGATTGCGCGGTATGTGCCAGCCCGTATTAACCCGGTTAAGCATACGCTGGCCCCGCCATCTAAAAAGATTGCTTTCAACGAAAAACTGGTGCTGAACGATGGACTGCTTATCAGTACCATCGCGCATCACAATAATATCACCAAAGCTGAGTCGCAGCAATGGGTGGCAGAGTTTGTGCATAAAGCAAAAGAGAGCCTGCACCACGAAAAGCGATTTGAGCTTAATGACATTGGCGTATTCCGGTATAATGCTGAGCGACGCCTTGTTTTTGAATACATGGAGGCTGATAATATGCTGGAGGCAAGCTTTGGCTTACCTGAGTTAATTGCCAGACCTGTTAAAGTTGAAGAGCCTGCGGTGCTCCGTACGCTTATTAAAGAGCGCCAGCAGGAGTTGGTAGAAGAGAGACAGCCACTGCGTAGACGTATCAAGCGAGCCTACAATGTGGCTGCTGGGTTAGCTTTGGCTGGTCTATCTGCATCTGCAGTTTACTTCCTGTCTCTACAAGCCGACTATAACCTGAGCAGTCTGAATCCGGTTTCGTTGTTCGCCTCTGGCTACAGGACTCCTGCATCGGCTGAGCCGAATCGCTATGCAGCAGATTATGTTCCTTTTACTGAGGACGAGCGCTTGGCTTACTACGAGAATATTGTTCCTGGTGTGGATGCCTTAGCAACACCTGCCACGGAGGAGTATGGGCAGTATGAGCCAGCTAGTGAAAGTGTAACTCTAGCCTCAGAAGGGGAGGTTATTGCCAATGAAGAAGTTAAGCCTGAAGCTGAGGTTGCAGTAGAAGAAGTAGAAACAAAAACGCCTGCTCACATAATTAATAACCGTGACGGACGTTTCTACATCATTCATGGCGGCTACGCTCGTCTTGAAAACGCTGAGGTTAGTCGTAGCGAGTTCATAGAGAAAGGTCACGAGGTTAAAGTACTGGTGCCTCAGCCAGGTAGTAAACTTTTCCGTGTGTCTGTTGCTGATTTTGCATCTTCAGAGGAGGCACAGGCTGCGCTTCATACTTACAGAAAAAAATTCGGAGAAACACTTTGGGTACTTACTAATTAA
- a CDS encoding TonB-dependent receptor: MKNKLKLASLAIVLSVGYSYLNTAQAQNQNWSEGTRLEDAEVVVEKNRVIELPQAARNYEKFRINPPEITDRNVRYRFSDYRLPEQDIELQVKVLTIKQDELTKLYGNYLKAGIGNYGSLYLKGYFHNKRSKDASYGAQVSHISSSRGPVDKDNSAVSQSDISLHGERYLNGLTVGGDLKYGREKRYFYGYEPLLENEAEVDRDSIKQVFNRIHAQGFFHNHNSNAPFLYKTNARFRHINDQYDMSESNFAVDFRSEYGIDDVSAFKVDADLSVLSHKDSSDVSRGLFKLTAAYERQLNALRLTIGARIAYTGDEVNDARQLNVYPMVRVGLEPIKGNLLIYGGIGGDLERTTLYELTQENPFLAPNVQVADVNKGLEIYGGFQANVANYVHLNGRIAYQNFRNLYFYNNSVEDPAKFDLLYDDGVTNVFNIYGEASFNYSDEIRLGLKADYNSYNTASLDHPFHRPELMASVYGTYNFYDKILFNSELYYIGDSFGRITRPDGTVELRQTDSIVDLNLKADYKFTNNFTVFLMANNLFGKKYERFVNYPNKGINLIGGVTYSF, encoded by the coding sequence ATGAAGAATAAATTGAAATTAGCCTCACTTGCCATAGTATTAAGCGTGGGGTATAGCTACCTGAATACAGCACAGGCACAAAATCAGAACTGGTCTGAAGGCACAAGGTTGGAAGATGCCGAGGTAGTGGTTGAAAAGAACCGTGTAATAGAGCTGCCGCAGGCTGCTCGTAACTACGAGAAGTTCCGCATCAATCCTCCAGAGATAACGGATCGGAATGTGCGTTATCGTTTCTCCGACTACCGTTTGCCGGAGCAGGACATAGAGCTGCAGGTAAAAGTGTTGACCATCAAGCAGGATGAGCTAACCAAGCTTTATGGTAACTACTTGAAGGCCGGAATCGGTAACTATGGTTCGCTGTACCTGAAAGGCTACTTCCATAACAAGCGTAGCAAAGATGCTAGCTATGGTGCTCAGGTAAGTCACATCTCCTCTTCACGCGGACCTGTTGATAAAGATAACTCTGCTGTATCTCAATCTGATATCAGCTTGCATGGAGAGCGTTACCTGAACGGATTAACCGTAGGAGGTGACCTGAAGTATGGCCGCGAGAAACGCTATTTTTACGGCTACGAGCCTTTGCTAGAGAACGAGGCTGAAGTGGATCGTGACTCAATTAAGCAGGTGTTTAATCGCATTCATGCACAAGGGTTCTTCCACAACCATAATTCTAACGCGCCTTTCCTTTACAAAACGAACGCTCGTTTTCGCCACATCAACGATCAGTATGATATGAGCGAAAGCAATTTTGCTGTTGACTTCCGCAGTGAGTATGGCATAGATGATGTTTCTGCCTTCAAGGTAGATGCAGATCTTTCAGTACTTTCTCACAAGGATTCTTCTGATGTAAGCCGTGGGCTGTTTAAACTTACAGCTGCCTATGAGCGACAGCTAAATGCTTTACGTCTTACTATTGGTGCCCGTATAGCTTATACAGGTGACGAAGTGAATGATGCTCGCCAGCTTAATGTATACCCTATGGTACGTGTGGGACTGGAGCCTATTAAAGGTAACTTATTAATATACGGTGGTATAGGTGGTGATCTTGAAAGAACTACTTTATATGAGTTAACGCAGGAGAATCCCTTCCTGGCTCCAAACGTGCAGGTGGCTGATGTAAACAAAGGATTAGAAATCTACGGTGGTTTTCAGGCTAACGTAGCTAATTATGTACATCTGAACGGTCGCATAGCTTATCAGAACTTCCGTAACCTTTACTTCTATAATAACTCTGTTGAGGATCCAGCCAAGTTTGACCTGCTGTATGACGACGGTGTAACAAATGTTTTCAATATTTACGGGGAGGCTTCCTTCAATTATTCTGATGAGATTCGCCTTGGTTTAAAGGCTGATTATAACAGCTATAACACAGCCAGCTTAGATCATCCCTTCCACCGCCCAGAGCTGATGGCAAGCGTTTACGGTACATACAACTTCTATGATAAGATTCTCTTTAATTCAGAACTTTATTATATTGGTGATTCATTTGGCCGTATTACCCGTCCGGATGGTACTGTTGAATTGCGTCAGACTGACTCAATTGTGGACCTAAACCTGAAGGCGGATTACAAGTTCACCAACAACTTTACGGTGTTCCTGATGGCCAATAACTTGTTTGGGAAAAAATACGAACGCTTCGTAAATTACCCGAACAAAGGTATAAATCTAATAGGAGGCGTAACTTACTCATTCTAG
- a CDS encoding tetratricopeptide repeat protein, which yields MKIAYKIALASVLSGGSHVVAAQHTQAFTSEERYFHEGVELFDRAKYGSAQEAFKKYIELIGVDAKTADAQYYYALSGLYLLHPDAEQLVLNFARKFPTHPKTALANYELGLYYFEQKDYKKAVELLKDAPTHLLSIKQNRELEFKLGYSYFATKDFDNAKIWFDKNKTTGFREDEHRFAYASNYYAGYISYRKGDYAAAKEDLKIAEKNEAYARIVPYMITEILYKENDVFEVIRYGEAALAQKPQVQQADEIALLVGDAYYQRGEYKTAEKYFSQFAEGKRTLDPVVQYKIGFTDYKNNNYENAIANFKAVALKKDSLGQNAAYYLGLSYLKDNNKQFALTAFDQARKNDQDKEVTEAATLKYAQVNFDLGNFREVINSLAEYNKNYPNSQEAEEADRLLSESYFGSNDYAAAIRHIEAMEKKSWRILQTYQRVTYYHGVNLFNDSKFPQAVAMLDKSLQYPYDKEVTAASHFVKGEAYSIGQRYNDAINSYAAVFRTAPNTKEDYYIKSRYGIGYAYFNTKEYEKALTHFKAYLDNIQPSNPNYNDATVRLADSYYVNKNYNEALKLYERVISSSSPDRDYALFQKGVVLSILNQNQKAKDALQDLINKYANSRFRDDAMYQFAVIDFESGNYQAAVQGFTRLINGVPDSKLVPNALQKRGIAYSNLRQNDLAIADQQRVLDEFPDSKVASGALYSLQEVLGQENRSSEFDKYVDKYKSANPDNNALESIEFEAAKTLYFNQNYKEAAVKLENYIKSYSKSSFVPDARYYLADSYLRSDNKQAGVKMMKQVVTENRSEFVNRAIQRVADMEFEAQNYQEAIKYYSRLRDLATNRKEQQTALVGLMQSYFRTNDYAGTKRVANELISQGNASLNAYNSALLFRAKSTLAQGNVAQALTELRETTTSASDIHGAEAHYLISETLFKQKKNQEALDHAFEFSNKFGNYDFWLGKTFLLIADIYVAQNEMFQARATLNSIIENAPNQEIVTEAKQKLSKLDGNNSQKAQPQNLQPQQQRSSKSDSIINRNQVDSLEQPIDTTGQQN from the coding sequence ATGAAGATAGCTTACAAAATAGCACTTGCATCGGTACTGTCCGGCGGCTCGCATGTAGTGGCGGCGCAGCACACGCAGGCTTTCACCTCTGAGGAGAGGTACTTCCACGAAGGTGTAGAGCTCTTTGACCGGGCCAAGTATGGCTCGGCGCAGGAGGCCTTTAAAAAGTATATCGAACTGATCGGGGTTGACGCCAAAACGGCAGATGCGCAGTATTACTACGCCCTGAGCGGTTTATACCTGTTGCACCCGGATGCAGAGCAGCTCGTGCTTAACTTTGCACGTAAGTTTCCGACACATCCCAAAACAGCTTTGGCTAACTACGAGCTAGGGTTGTATTACTTTGAGCAGAAGGACTATAAGAAGGCGGTGGAACTGCTAAAAGATGCCCCTACGCACCTGCTAAGTATAAAGCAGAACCGTGAGCTGGAGTTTAAGTTGGGTTATTCCTACTTCGCCACTAAAGACTTCGATAACGCCAAAATATGGTTCGACAAGAACAAAACGACTGGTTTTAGAGAGGATGAGCACCGTTTTGCCTACGCTTCTAACTATTACGCCGGTTACATCTCATATCGCAAAGGCGACTACGCAGCTGCCAAGGAAGACCTGAAGATAGCTGAGAAAAATGAAGCCTATGCGCGTATAGTGCCATACATGATCACAGAGATCCTGTACAAGGAGAACGATGTTTTTGAAGTGATACGTTATGGTGAAGCTGCGTTGGCTCAAAAGCCCCAGGTGCAGCAAGCCGATGAAATAGCGCTGTTGGTTGGTGATGCATATTACCAAAGAGGAGAGTACAAGACTGCCGAAAAGTATTTCAGCCAGTTTGCTGAAGGCAAGCGAACGCTGGACCCGGTAGTGCAATATAAGATCGGCTTCACAGACTACAAGAATAACAACTACGAGAATGCCATTGCCAATTTCAAAGCAGTGGCTCTTAAAAAGGATTCGCTGGGCCAGAACGCCGCTTATTACCTTGGCCTGAGCTACCTGAAAGATAACAACAAGCAGTTCGCTCTTACTGCCTTTGACCAAGCTCGTAAAAACGATCAGGATAAAGAAGTAACAGAGGCTGCCACCCTAAAGTATGCGCAGGTAAACTTTGACCTGGGCAACTTCCGTGAGGTGATCAATTCTCTTGCAGAGTACAACAAGAATTATCCTAACTCTCAGGAGGCAGAAGAAGCTGATCGCCTGCTAAGCGAGTCATACTTCGGCTCTAATGACTATGCCGCAGCTATCCGTCACATTGAGGCGATGGAGAAAAAAAGCTGGCGCATTCTTCAAACTTATCAGCGTGTAACTTACTACCATGGCGTTAACCTGTTTAACGATAGTAAATTCCCTCAGGCAGTTGCCATGTTGGATAAGTCGTTGCAGTACCCATATGATAAAGAGGTTACTGCTGCCAGCCATTTTGTAAAAGGAGAGGCCTATTCAATCGGTCAGCGCTACAACGATGCTATCAATAGCTATGCTGCCGTGTTCCGTACAGCGCCTAACACCAAAGAAGACTATTATATCAAGTCGCGCTATGGTATAGGTTATGCCTACTTCAATACAAAGGAGTATGAGAAGGCTTTAACTCACTTCAAAGCATACCTCGATAACATTCAGCCAAGCAACCCGAACTACAATGATGCTACGGTGCGTCTGGCTGACTCCTACTATGTAAACAAGAACTACAACGAAGCGCTCAAGCTCTATGAGCGGGTCATCAGCAGTAGTTCACCTGATCGTGACTATGCCTTATTCCAGAAAGGGGTAGTGCTGAGCATCCTTAACCAGAACCAGAAGGCTAAGGATGCCCTGCAGGACCTGATCAACAAGTATGCTAACTCACGCTTCCGCGACGATGCGATGTATCAGTTCGCTGTGATTGATTTTGAGTCAGGAAATTACCAGGCCGCTGTTCAAGGCTTTACCAGACTCATCAACGGAGTACCTGATAGCAAGCTAGTGCCAAACGCTTTGCAGAAGCGAGGTATAGCTTACTCTAACCTGCGCCAGAACGATTTGGCAATTGCTGATCAACAGCGCGTGCTGGACGAATTCCCTGATTCGAAAGTAGCTAGTGGTGCGCTTTACAGCTTGCAGGAGGTACTGGGTCAGGAGAACCGCAGCAGTGAGTTTGACAAGTATGTAGACAAGTATAAGTCTGCGAACCCAGATAATAATGCCTTGGAAAGTATTGAGTTTGAAGCAGCCAAGACTTTATACTTCAATCAAAACTATAAGGAAGCCGCTGTTAAGCTTGAGAACTACATCAAGTCATACTCTAAGAGCAGCTTTGTGCCAGATGCCCGATATTACCTAGCAGACTCTTACCTGCGCAGCGATAACAAGCAGGCGGGTGTGAAAATGATGAAGCAGGTAGTGACAGAGAACCGTTCAGAATTTGTGAACCGTGCTATACAGCGAGTAGCTGATATGGAGTTTGAGGCTCAGAACTATCAGGAGGCAATTAAGTATTATAGCCGCCTTCGTGACCTGGCCACAAACCGCAAGGAGCAGCAGACCGCTTTGGTTGGTTTGATGCAGAGCTACTTCCGTACCAACGACTATGCCGGTACTAAGCGTGTGGCTAACGAACTGATCAGCCAGGGGAATGCATCACTAAATGCATACAACTCTGCCTTGTTGTTCAGAGCCAAATCGACACTAGCACAAGGTAATGTAGCGCAGGCGCTAACCGAGTTGCGGGAAACCACTACCTCGGCTAGTGACATACATGGCGCAGAAGCTCATTACCTGATTTCAGAAACACTGTTCAAGCAGAAGAAAAACCAGGAAGCACTTGACCATGCTTTCGAGTTCAGCAACAAGTTCGGCAACTATGATTTCTGGCTAGGTAAAACCTTCCTGTTGATTGCTGATATTTATGTGGCTCAGAATGAGATGTTCCAGGCTCGTGCTACGCTGAATTCTATCATAGAGAATGCGCCGAACCAGGAAATTGTGACGGAGGCAAAACAGAAGCTTTCTAAGCTAGATGGGAATAACAGCCAGAAAGCGCAGCCACAAAACCTGCAGCCGCAACAGCAGCGCTCATCCAAATCTGATTCTATAATAAACAGAAATCAGGTTGATTCACTTGAGCAGCCTATTGACACAACCGGGCAGCAGAACTAA
- the holA gene encoding DNA polymerase III subunit delta, giving the protein MAHTPEGILEQLKQRQFAPVYFLQGEEPYYIDTIADYIEEHALQEHEKGFNQVVLYGKDVDVSTILLQAKRFPMMSDKSVVIVKEAQSIVDIEKEEGMKQLEAYLQHPLPSTILVFCYKHKSLDGRKSLAKAVQKHAILLTTKKLYDNQVPAWVNGYLKNKGMKATQQAVLLLSEFIGSDLSRLANEIDKLLINLKPGATVDEGLVQENVGISKEYNIFELQAALIARDPLKANRIIQYFEANPKNNPLIPNLTMLFTFFTKLLTLHSQADKSEPGLKKSLGNQAWKVKDYMQAMRTYPLQRCVDIIHFIRVADLQVKGISGGDMSDADILRELVFKILHPVPRAIAS; this is encoded by the coding sequence ATGGCCCACACACCAGAAGGCATTTTAGAGCAGCTTAAACAAAGGCAATTTGCCCCTGTATACTTTCTGCAAGGGGAAGAGCCATATTACATCGATACCATTGCTGATTACATTGAGGAGCACGCACTACAGGAGCATGAGAAGGGCTTTAATCAGGTGGTATTGTATGGAAAAGACGTAGATGTTTCTACTATATTGTTGCAAGCCAAGCGCTTCCCGATGATGTCTGATAAGTCGGTGGTTATTGTAAAGGAAGCACAGAGCATAGTGGATATTGAAAAGGAGGAGGGGATGAAGCAACTGGAAGCCTACCTGCAGCACCCGCTACCCTCAACTATACTTGTGTTTTGCTACAAGCACAAGTCACTGGATGGCCGCAAATCGTTGGCGAAGGCAGTGCAGAAGCATGCTATACTTCTAACTACTAAAAAGCTGTACGACAACCAGGTGCCTGCCTGGGTGAATGGCTACTTAAAGAATAAAGGCATGAAGGCAACGCAGCAGGCTGTACTGTTGCTGAGCGAGTTTATCGGGTCTGACCTTTCCAGGCTAGCCAACGAAATCGATAAGCTACTTATTAACCTAAAGCCAGGGGCTACCGTGGACGAGGGACTCGTACAGGAGAATGTAGGGATTAGCAAGGAGTATAACATCTTTGAATTGCAGGCAGCGCTGATTGCGAGAGATCCACTAAAAGCCAATCGCATTATCCAATACTTCGAGGCCAATCCTAAAAACAATCCGCTTATCCCGAACCTGACAATGCTTTTTACCTTTTTCACCAAACTGCTAACACTGCATAGCCAGGCGGACAAGTCGGAGCCGGGGCTGAAAAAAAGTTTGGGGAACCAAGCCTGGAAGGTGAAGGACTATATGCAGGCCATGCGCACATATCCTCTGCAGCGTTGTGTCGACATTATTCATTTCATTAGAGTAGCCGACCTGCAGGTAAAAGGCATTAGCGGGGGCGACATGAGCGACGCTGATATACTGCGCGAGCTGGTGTTTAAAATTTTGCACCCTGTTCCGCGTGCTATCGCCTCTTAG